A genome region from Pseudanabaena sp. Chao 1811 includes the following:
- a CDS encoding chromophore lyase CpcT/CpeT: MTLTSISKELSTLASWMSGEFSNREQSLDQPVWFVNLVWWQRPIRFNVLGSIAIFAEQANALILDRPYRQRILQFVENDGKIQVKYWGFKDPVAWTGAGRDRDRLNQITINDIEPLAGCLLDISFANGRYKAEMPKEAKCCFQYLNESRQVVLGFEVSADEFWSGDRGVEPETGTAIWGAIMDFYKFKKIHDFSPEITHH, from the coding sequence ATGACACTGACAAGTATTTCTAAAGAACTCTCAACTCTCGCGTCATGGATGTCAGGAGAATTTAGCAACCGTGAACAATCGCTAGATCAACCTGTTTGGTTTGTGAATTTAGTTTGGTGGCAGCGTCCCATCCGATTTAACGTTTTGGGCAGCATTGCTATCTTTGCTGAACAAGCCAATGCCCTGATCCTCGATCGCCCCTATCGTCAGCGTATTTTGCAATTTGTGGAAAATGACGGCAAAATTCAAGTGAAATATTGGGGATTTAAAGATCCTGTGGCATGGACTGGGGCTGGACGCGATCGTGATCGGCTTAATCAGATCACGATTAATGATATTGAACCCCTCGCTGGTTGTTTACTAGATATCTCATTTGCCAATGGTCGCTACAAAGCCGAAATGCCCAAGGAGGCAAAATGTTGTTTTCAATATTTAAACGAATCGCGTCAAGTTGTCTTAGGCTTTGAGGTTAGCGCTGATGAATTTTGGAGTGGCGATCGCGGAGTCGAGCCTGAAACAGGCACAGCCATCTGGGGCGCAATCATGGACTTTTATAAATTTAAAAAAATCCATGATTTTAGTCCTGAAATTACCCATCACTAA
- a CDS encoding YbaB/EbfC family nucleoid-associated protein, whose product MSDGKGFGFGLGKMKEAFQKAQQIQEGAKKLQEELDQLRLTGESGGGLVKVTLSGNQEPQSVEIAPEALNEGAEVLSDLVLAALKDAYQLSTGTMKQKMEDLTGGLGLPAGF is encoded by the coding sequence ATGTCAGACGGAAAAGGATTTGGCTTTGGTTTAGGCAAAATGAAAGAAGCCTTCCAAAAAGCGCAACAAATTCAAGAAGGCGCTAAAAAACTACAAGAAGAATTAGATCAACTACGTCTAACTGGCGAATCGGGCGGCGGCTTAGTCAAAGTAACCCTAAGTGGCAACCAAGAACCCCAAAGTGTAGAAATTGCCCCTGAAGCCTTGAATGAAGGTGCAGAAGTTTTATCAGACTTGGTACTTGCAGCACTAAAGGATGCTTACCAGCTCTCTACTGGTACTATGAAGCAAAAAATGGAAGACCTCACTGGTGGCTTAGGTTTACCCGCAGGTTTCTAA
- a CDS encoding DUF3134 domain-containing protein, which produces MNNPALRVQRRNEPAALIPTRQQASILDWLESTGRLIAREGTESSLKFDDEAEELSELMLGDDASYIDDDDDDLDDDDVD; this is translated from the coding sequence ATGAATAACCCCGCATTACGTGTACAGCGACGTAACGAACCAGCAGCATTGATCCCCACAAGACAACAAGCATCAATTCTTGATTGGCTTGAGTCCACTGGTCGTCTCATTGCTAGAGAAGGTACAGAGTCCAGCTTGAAGTTTGATGATGAAGCTGAAGAACTAAGCGAATTAATGCTTGGTGATGATGCTAGCTACATCGATGATGATGATGATGATCTTGATGATGATGATGTTGACTAA
- a CDS encoding TIGR02450 family Trp-rich protein, whose product MPKKQKFPHLIGSKWTAMQETFGWRHFVVVNRKNEGDLVFAEIKAACDDSVRFWLNAKSLKRASLWTPGWKTLNEM is encoded by the coding sequence ATGCCCAAGAAACAAAAATTTCCTCATTTAATTGGATCAAAATGGACTGCCATGCAGGAAACCTTCGGCTGGCGACATTTTGTCGTGGTCAATCGCAAAAACGAAGGGGATTTAGTTTTTGCAGAAATCAAAGCTGCCTGTGATGATTCGGTGAGATTTTGGCTCAATGCGAAATCACTAAAACGAGCATCACTATGGACACCTGGTTGGAAAACTTTAAATGAGATGTAA
- a CDS encoding phosphotransacetylase family protein, whose translation MPQAKHLLIGSTRAGSGKSATILGLTYHLQAKGYKVGYGKPIGTFTTKELPESAEHGEADVDFIQQTLNLPSSLLRPTLLNLDRAALQRRLSGEDKADYSTKLEEYKKIIEGDLVLLEAPANTAEGTIFGLSLEQMADNLDAPILLVMRFGSLLVVDHILMAKNRFGDRLLGVVINDIPDDQYETAIEILHPYLEEQGIPVFALMPENRTLRSVSVSELIDQLGATILSCPENIDLSKVMVEELKIGAMDVNSAQSYFRKSYNKAVITGSSRIDLQFAALETSTNCLILTGRPYISDDVAHKAMELGVPVLAVNKDTLSTVSIIESCLGQVRLHEGVKVTSICDMMAKHFNFDRFLKLMNIKAYATL comes from the coding sequence GTGCCACAGGCTAAGCATTTGTTGATTGGTTCTACCAGAGCAGGTAGTGGGAAATCAGCAACTATTTTGGGTTTAACATATCATTTGCAAGCCAAGGGTTACAAAGTTGGCTACGGTAAACCAATTGGCACCTTTACGACCAAAGAATTACCCGAATCAGCAGAGCATGGCGAAGCTGATGTGGACTTCATTCAGCAAACGCTAAATTTGCCATCGTCACTGTTGCGTCCCACGCTCCTCAATCTTGACCGCGCCGCCCTCCAGCGTCGCCTCTCTGGTGAAGATAAAGCTGATTACAGTACCAAACTGGAGGAATACAAAAAAATTATTGAAGGCGATCTTGTTCTTTTAGAAGCACCTGCAAATACTGCTGAAGGAACGATTTTTGGGTTGTCCTTAGAACAGATGGCAGACAATTTAGATGCGCCAATTCTATTAGTAATGCGGTTTGGATCATTGCTAGTTGTTGACCATATCTTGATGGCAAAAAATCGCTTTGGCGATCGCCTCTTGGGTGTGGTAATCAATGATATTCCTGATGACCAGTATGAAACGGCGATCGAAATTCTGCATCCTTACCTCGAAGAGCAAGGCATTCCTGTATTTGCGCTCATGCCTGAAAATCGTACTTTGCGAAGCGTCAGTGTTTCCGAACTCATCGATCAACTTGGCGCAACCATCCTTAGCTGTCCCGAAAATATTGATTTAAGCAAAGTGATGGTCGAAGAGTTGAAAATTGGGGCAATGGATGTTAACTCTGCCCAAAGCTATTTTCGCAAGTCCTATAACAAAGCTGTAATTACAGGTAGCAGTCGCATTGACCTTCAGTTTGCGGCTTTAGAAACCTCCACCAATTGTTTAATTCTCACAGGTCGCCCCTATATTAGTGATGATGTTGCCCATAAAGCGATGGAACTAGGTGTACCTGTTCTCGCTGTGAATAAAGATACCCTCAGCACTGTGAGTATTATTGAGAGCTGTCTAGGTCAAGTCCGTCTCCATGAAGGAGTGAAGGTCACAAGCATTTGCGACATGATGGCTAAACACTTTAATTTTGATCGCTTCTTAAAACTGATGAATATTAAGGCTTATGCCACCCTCTAA
- the folP gene encoding dihydropteroate synthase encodes MEPSITKPVAEPWIIRDRQFIWGDRTYIMGILNVTPDSFSDGGQFNSRDAALQQVAQMLPYIDILDIGGESTRPNAQPVSAAEESDRILPIIEAVRAEYPNLPISVDTVKASVAKSAIAAGADMLNDVSAGRFDLDMLPLVGKLQVPIFLMHMQGEPRTMQVNPQYRDVVQDVKQFLIDAISVAKAWGIPPHLIAIDPGIGFGKTLEHNLELIRNLSVFKTIKAPLLLGVSRKTFIGKLCDRPEPSDRLYGTIAACTACIAGGADILRVHDPKEIADACRLSDAIWR; translated from the coding sequence TTGGAACCAAGTATCACTAAGCCCGTTGCTGAACCTTGGATAATTCGCGATCGCCAATTTATTTGGGGCGATCGCACCTACATCATGGGCATTTTGAATGTTACGCCCGATAGCTTTAGCGATGGTGGTCAATTTAACTCACGGGATGCAGCGCTACAACAGGTGGCGCAAATGTTGCCCTATATTGACATCCTCGATATTGGCGGCGAATCGACAAGACCAAATGCTCAGCCCGTTAGTGCTGCCGAAGAAAGCGATCGCATTTTGCCGATTATCGAAGCAGTCCGTGCCGAATATCCGAATTTGCCGATTTCTGTCGATACCGTCAAGGCAAGTGTGGCAAAGTCAGCGATCGCCGCAGGCGCAGATATGCTCAATGATGTCTCCGCAGGCAGATTTGATCTCGATATGCTGCCCTTAGTAGGAAAGTTGCAAGTACCAATTTTTTTGATGCATATGCAAGGGGAACCTCGCACCATGCAAGTCAATCCCCAGTATCGCGATGTCGTGCAGGACGTGAAGCAATTTCTCATTGATGCAATTTCCGTAGCCAAGGCTTGGGGCATTCCACCACATCTCATCGCGATCGATCCTGGGATTGGCTTTGGGAAAACCCTAGAACATAATTTGGAACTGATCCGAAATTTAAGTGTTTTTAAGACGATTAAAGCACCTCTTTTGTTAGGGGTATCTCGCAAAACCTTTATTGGTAAACTTTGCGATCGCCCAGAGCCTAGCGATCGACTCTATGGCACAATCGCTGCTTGCACGGCCTGTATCGCAGGTGGAGCTGATATTTTGCGTGTTCACGATCCTAAAGAAATTGCGGATGCTTGTCGTTTGAGTGATGCAATTTGGCGATAA
- the bcp gene encoding thioredoxin-dependent thiol peroxidase, which yields MALKVGDRAPEFSLPDTNGNIVTLSSLKGSRVVLYFYPRDNTPGCTKEACGFRDNYAQFQAKNTLIFGISTDDAKSHQKFTQKFDLPFPLLTDADGQVATAYESYGLKKFMGKEYVGVFRNTFVIDAEGNIEKIYLGVKAELHPAQVLADI from the coding sequence ATGGCTTTAAAGGTTGGCGATCGCGCTCCAGAGTTTAGCTTGCCAGATACTAACGGCAACATCGTGACTCTTTCTAGTCTCAAAGGTAGCCGTGTAGTTTTATATTTCTATCCTCGTGACAATACCCCTGGATGCACCAAGGAAGCCTGCGGTTTTCGCGATAATTACGCTCAATTCCAAGCGAAAAATACTTTGATTTTTGGTATCAGTACCGATGATGCAAAGTCTCATCAAAAATTCACGCAAAAGTTTGATCTACCCTTTCCATTACTCACCGATGCCGATGGTCAAGTTGCCACAGCCTACGAGAGCTATGGACTCAAAAAATTTATGGGTAAAGAATATGTGGGTGTCTTCCGTAATACCTTTGTGATTGATGCAGAGGGTAATATTGAAAAAATTTATCTTGGCGTTAAAGCAGAGTTACATCCTGCCCAAGTTTTAGCAGATATCTAA
- a CDS encoding four-carbon acid sugar kinase family protein: protein MAANSSSKPKIIVLDDDPTGSQTVHSCLLLTKWDVETLRIGLADESPIMFVLTNTRSLTPEDATKVTREVCRNLKPALEAEGIHEFLIVSRSDSTLRGHYPVETDAIAEELGDFDAHFLVPAFFEGGRFTKSSVHYLVVNGVPTPVHETEFAKDSVFGYKHSYLPDYVEEKTQGRIPADQVERFLLGDIRSGIRLRLARLHNNQCGVVDAENQADLNQFASDVLAIAATGKRFLFRSAASLLTALAKLPPQPIPAEEMSKYMRSHKAGVAIVGSHVKKTTEQLENLLKAPNTVPVEIDVARLLSDTEAQSAILKQEALAQVTQAHASGKTAVVFTSRKELEFADTSTRLAFGQSVSALLMAIVQGLPTDIGFLISKGGITSNDVLSTGLNLPTARLLGQILAGCSVVRTPADHPRFPDLPVVLFPGNVGDANALATVYTRLAMGIED, encoded by the coding sequence ATGGCAGCTAATTCTTCCTCCAAGCCGAAAATTATTGTTCTTGATGACGATCCGACGGGTTCGCAGACTGTGCATAGCTGCCTATTGCTTACGAAATGGGATGTGGAAACCCTACGGATTGGGCTAGCCGATGAATCTCCAATTATGTTTGTGTTGACAAATACGCGATCGCTGACTCCCGAAGATGCAACCAAAGTCACCCGCGAAGTTTGCCGCAATCTCAAACCTGCACTGGAAGCAGAAGGCATCCATGAATTTTTGATCGTCAGTCGTTCGGACTCGACTTTGCGGGGACATTATCCAGTTGAAACCGATGCGATCGCTGAGGAATTGGGTGACTTTGATGCACATTTTCTTGTGCCAGCATTTTTTGAAGGTGGGCGCTTTACCAAATCAAGTGTGCATTACTTAGTAGTTAATGGTGTGCCTACGCCAGTGCATGAGACTGAATTTGCCAAGGATTCAGTATTTGGCTACAAGCATAGCTACTTGCCCGATTATGTTGAAGAAAAAACTCAGGGACGCATTCCTGCGGATCAGGTGGAGCGATTTTTATTAGGGGATATTCGCTCAGGGATTCGGTTACGCTTAGCGAGACTCCATAACAATCAATGTGGTGTGGTTGATGCCGAAAATCAAGCTGACCTCAATCAATTTGCCTCCGATGTTTTAGCGATCGCCGCTACTGGTAAACGCTTTCTCTTCCGTAGTGCAGCGAGTTTGTTGACTGCCCTTGCTAAGCTCCCACCGCAACCCATTCCTGCGGAAGAAATGTCTAAATATATGCGATCGCACAAAGCTGGTGTTGCGATCGTTGGCTCCCATGTCAAAAAGACCACCGAGCAGTTGGAGAATCTACTCAAGGCTCCCAATACCGTTCCCGTTGAGATTGACGTGGCGCGTTTATTGAGCGATACGGAAGCCCAATCGGCAATTCTCAAACAGGAAGCCCTAGCCCAAGTTACACAGGCTCACGCCTCAGGGAAAACCGCCGTCGTGTTTACCAGTCGCAAAGAATTAGAATTTGCGGATACCTCCACTCGCCTCGCTTTTGGTCAGTCGGTATCGGCATTACTAATGGCGATCGTGCAGGGACTACCTACCGATATTGGCTTTTTGATTAGCAAAGGTGGCATTACTTCTAACGATGTCTTGAGTACAGGCTTAAATCTGCCCACGGCAAGGCTATTAGGTCAAATTTTGGCAGGTTGCTCCGTAGTCCGTACTCCCGCCGATCATCCCCGTTTCCCTGATTTACCTGTGGTTTTGTTTCCCGGAAACGTGGGTGATGCAAATGCTCTAGCGACGGTTTATACCAGATTGGCAATGGGCATTGAAGACTAA
- the accC gene encoding acetyl-CoA carboxylase biotin carboxylase subunit, which yields MAPIAKLLIANRGEIALRIIRTCEELGIPTVAVYSDVDRNSLHVQLAHEAVCIGDSPSSKSYLNIPNIISAALTHNATAIHPGYGFLSENARFAEICADHNLLFVGPSPNSIRSMGDKSTAKKTMQKAGVPTIPGSEGLIESEEQAIKIAHDIGFPVMIKATAGGGGRGMRLVTNPDDLLRLLRAAQGEAEAAFGNGGVYIEKVIEDPRHIEIQILADMHGHVVHLGERDCSIQRRHQKLLEEAPSSAVNPKLREKMGEAAVKAAKAINYVGVGTVEFLLDKYGKFYFMEMNTRIQVEHPVTEMITGIDLIAEQLRVAQGDKLRFQQKDIEIRGHAIECRINAEDPDHNFRPNPGRISGYLPPGGPGVRMDSHVYTDYVIPPYYDSLIAKLIVWGSDRPSAILRMKRALRECAITGVPTTIPFHQKVLDDEEFRQGHVYTNYVPLLQARLEDQK from the coding sequence ATGGCTCCCATCGCCAAACTACTGATTGCCAATCGAGGTGAAATTGCCCTCCGAATCATTCGGACTTGCGAAGAACTAGGAATCCCAACAGTTGCTGTTTATTCCGATGTCGATCGCAACTCGTTGCATGTACAGCTAGCCCACGAAGCGGTCTGCATTGGCGATTCACCCAGCAGCAAAAGCTATCTGAATATCCCAAATATCATTTCGGCAGCTCTGACCCACAACGCTACAGCCATTCACCCCGGCTATGGATTCCTGTCAGAAAATGCCCGATTTGCAGAAATCTGCGCCGATCACAACTTATTGTTTGTTGGCCCTAGCCCTAATTCGATTCGTTCGATGGGTGATAAGTCTACAGCTAAGAAGACCATGCAAAAGGCTGGCGTGCCAACTATTCCTGGGAGTGAAGGCTTAATCGAGTCGGAAGAACAAGCAATTAAGATTGCCCATGATATTGGCTTTCCAGTAATGATTAAGGCTACCGCAGGTGGTGGTGGGCGGGGGATGCGTCTAGTCACCAATCCCGATGATTTATTGCGTCTACTTCGGGCTGCCCAAGGTGAAGCAGAGGCTGCCTTTGGCAATGGTGGGGTTTATATCGAGAAGGTGATCGAAGATCCTCGCCATATCGAAATTCAGATTTTGGCGGATATGCATGGTCATGTGGTGCATTTGGGCGAACGGGATTGCTCGATTCAGCGTCGCCACCAAAAATTATTAGAAGAAGCTCCTAGCAGTGCTGTTAATCCAAAATTGCGCGAAAAAATGGGGGAAGCGGCGGTAAAAGCGGCTAAGGCAATTAACTATGTTGGCGTAGGGACTGTGGAATTCTTGCTGGATAAATATGGCAAGTTTTATTTTATGGAAATGAATACTCGGATTCAAGTTGAGCATCCTGTAACAGAAATGATCACAGGAATTGACTTGATTGCGGAACAGTTGCGCGTTGCCCAAGGTGATAAGCTTCGCTTCCAGCAAAAGGATATTGAAATCCGTGGTCATGCGATCGAATGTCGGATCAATGCTGAAGACCCCGATCACAATTTCCGTCCTAACCCCGGTCGGATTAGTGGCTATTTGCCCCCTGGAGGTCCGGGTGTCCGTATGGATTCCCACGTTTATACCGATTATGTAATTCCCCCCTATTACGATTCGCTGATTGCCAAGTTAATTGTCTGGGGTAGCGATCGCCCTTCCGCAATTTTGCGGATGAAGCGAGCTTTGCGTGAATGTGCAATTACAGGCGTACCGACGACAATTCCTTTCCATCAAAAGGTTTTAGATGATGAGGAATTTAGACAGGGTCACGTTTACACCAATTATGTGCCTTTGCTGCAAGCCAGACTAGAAGATCAAAAATAA